One Synechocystis sp. LKSZ1 genomic window, GGGGCAATTGTTCTCCACTTAAGCGACCTAGAATGCGCCGGGCTCCGAGGGAACTGCGGAGGGTGACTTGCCCTAAGACTGAAGTAGCTGGGCCCGTTACCGTACCGATCAACGTGGCCTGGGGATGATAGCGTTTGAGAATCGCCAGGGCCTGGTCGTAGTTTGCGGGTGGGACAAAGGCCACTAGACGGCCCTCGTTGGCAACGTAGAGGGGATCAAGACCCAGTAGCTCACAGGCCCCCCGCACGGTCGGGATCACTGGAATCGCCGCCTCTTCAATTTCCAGGGCCAGGTTGGCCCCCTGGGCAATTTCATTGAGGGCACTGGCCAGACCCCCCCGTGTTAAATCCCGCAGGCAATGGAGCCGCACCCCAGCTTGGAGCAATTCTAGTACTAAATCGGCCAGAGGTTGACTATCACTTTCCAAGGGCGACTCAAAACAAAAGCCCTCGCGTACTGCCATAATGGCCATGCCATGGCGGCCCAGATCCCCACTCAGGAGTACCTGATCCCCCACCTGGATTTGAGAGGGATTAATCCTCTGATCATGTTCTAGTTGGCCAATGCCAGCGGTATTAATGAACAGGCCATCCCCCTTACCGCGATTAACGACCTTAGTATCCCCCGTAATAATTTGTACCTGACAGGCCTGGGCGGCCTGTTGCATGGATTGCACAATCGACCAGAGGAGTTCCATGGACAGGCCCTCTTCTAGAATGAAACCCGCACTCAAAAAACGGGGCCGGGCTCCACTCATGGCTAGATCATTCACCGTACCGTAAACGGCTAAGGAACCAATATCGCCCCCCGGAAATATCAGGGGATTAACCA contains:
- the hypE gene encoding hydrogenase expression/formation protein HypE; translated protein: MPAAITCPLPLDCYPQVLLAHGGGGTLSQQLLEQIFWPAFGRPDGAAHDSAVFQMPSQRLAFTTDSYVVNPLIFPGGDIGSLAVYGTVNDLAMSGARPRFLSAGFILEEGLSMELLWSIVQSMQQAAQACQVQIITGDTKVVNRGKGDGLFINTAGIGQLEHDQRINPSQIQVGDQVLLSGDLGRHGMAIMAVREGFCFESPLESDSQPLADLVLELLQAGVRLHCLRDLTRGGLASALNEIAQGANLALEIEEAAIPVIPTVRGACELLGLDPLYVANEGRLVAFVPPANYDQALAILKRYHPQATLIGTVTGPATSVLGQVTLRSSLGARRILGRLSGEQLPRIC